A stretch of Natator depressus isolate rNatDep1 chromosome 2, rNatDep2.hap1, whole genome shotgun sequence DNA encodes these proteins:
- the MTURN gene encoding maturin, protein MAFQQLADVAEKWCSNTPFELIATEETERRMDFYADPGVSFYVLCPDSGCGDNFHVWSESEDCLPFLQLAQDYISSCGKKTLHEILEKVFKSFRPLLGLPDVDDDAFEEYNADVEEEEPEADHQQMGVSQQ, encoded by the exons ATGGCTTTCCAGCAGCTGGCGGACGTGGCGGAGAAGTGGTGCTCCAACACCCCCTTCGAGCTCATCGCCACCGAGGAGACGGAGCGGAGGATGGATTTCTACGCCGACCCCGGCGTCTCCTTCTACGTGCTGTGTCCGGACAGCGGCTGCGGGGACAATTTT CATGTGTGGAGTGAAAGTGAGGACTGCTTACCTTTCCTGCAGTTGGCACAGGACTACATCTCTTCCTGTGGTAAAAAGACCCTCCATGAAATACTGGAAAAAGTCTTCAAATCTTTCAGGCCT TTACTGGGGCTTCCAGATGTCGATGATGATGCATTTGAAGAGTATAACGCAGACGTGGAAGAGGAGGAACCAGAAGCCGATCACCAACAAATGGGTGTCAGCCAGCAGTAA